Proteins encoded within one genomic window of Esox lucius isolate fEsoLuc1 chromosome 12, fEsoLuc1.pri, whole genome shotgun sequence:
- the LOC105013606 gene encoding probable Bax inhibitor 1: MNVFDRPVNLDPLLKFSQISQSTQLHLKNVYSSLAVCLFVAAAGSYVHVVTRLFQGGFLSLLGSLGMMMWLSMTPHNSQTERKRLAILAGFAFFTGVGLGPAMDFVISVNPSIIVTAFLGTAMIFICFTISALYAKRRSYLFLGGTLMSGLSILFLVSVANMFFGSVFLFKAHMYLGLVVMCGFVLFDTQLIIEKAENGDKDYIWHCVELFLDFVTIFRKLMILLAMNEKGKKKEKK, encoded by the exons ATGAACGTGTTCGACCGCCCCGTTAACCTGGATCCTCTTCTCAAGTTCTCCCAAAT TTCCCAGTCTACTCAGTTACACCTGAAGAATGTGTACTCCAGCTTGGCAGTTTGCTTGTTTGTGGCAGCAGCTGGTTCCTATGTCCATGTTGTCACAAGGCTCTTTCAG GGTGGTTTTCTGTCTCTTCTGGGATCCCTGGGGATGATGATGTGGTTGTCCATGACACCACATAactcacagacagagaggaagagactgGCCATCCTGGCAGGCTTTGCTTTCTTTACAG GTGTTGGTCTTGGACCGGCGATGGACTTTGTCATTTCTGTTAACCCAAG cATCATTGTGACAGCCTTCCTTGGTACCGCCATGATCTTCATCTGCTTCACCATCAGTGCCCTGTACGCCAAGCGCAGGAGCTATCTCTTCCTAGGAG GGACTCTGATGTCTGGATTGTCAATCTTGTTCCTGGTGTCTGTGGCGAACATGTTCTTTGGATCAGTGTTCCTCTTCAAG GCTCACATGTACCTGGGGCTTGTCGTTATGTGTGgctttgttctgtttgatacTCAGCTCATTATTGAGAAAGCAGAGAATGGAGACAAGGATTACATCTG GCATTGCGTGGAGCTGTTCCTTGACTTTGTGACCATTTTCAGGAAACTCATGATTCTTCTTGCCATGAATGAGAAG GgtaagaagaaagaaaagaagtaG